From a single Myxocyprinus asiaticus isolate MX2 ecotype Aquarium Trade chromosome 33, UBuf_Myxa_2, whole genome shotgun sequence genomic region:
- the LOC127424656 gene encoding protein-serine O-palmitoleoyltransferase porcupine-like — protein sequence MGALSRQEFFQELGSGCLFPTVQQGLEKVWQLLLICIVCRLLWRFGLPSYVKHLSTVAGGFYTLYLFFELHMVWVVLLSLLCYLILFLCRHSSSRGPFLSITILIYLLLGELHMMDTTTWHKMRGSQMVVAMKAVSLAFDLDKGIVEKVPSPIEFMGYIYFVGTVIFGPWISFNSYMDAVGSRKLSVSWFVKSVSSCVKSQLCLVISNCVAPYLFPYFIPVFGDKLLRNKKRRKIRGSVTRWLQGYENTLSFHFSNYFVSYLGETTTTLTGAGFTEEKDNLKWDMTIAKPLNVEFPRSMVEVVTSWNLPMSRWLNTYVFKKSLRYGNFSAIILTYTASTLLHGLSFHTGAVLFTLVFITYIEHVLRKRLSVILNACVLSKRCPSDCKHQNKKAMWVYLINGTFSMIAVLHLTYLGSIFGSSTDDTDEDGMASHTIQKWTQLSWTSHWLTFGFWVLYRLIL from the exons ATGGGAGCTTTGAGCAGGCAGGAGTTCTTCCAGGAGCTGGGATCAGGTTGCCTGTTCCCGACTGTCCAGCAGGGTCTAGAAAAAGTATGGCAGCTGTTACTCATCTGCATAGTGTGTAGGCTGCTATGGAGATTTG GTCTGCCTTCTTACGTGAAACACCTGAGTACAGTAGCAGGAGGCTTTTACACTCTCTACCTGTTCTTTGAGCTGCACATGGTTTGGGTGGTGCTTCTCAGCCTCCTGTGCTACCTCATCCTCTTCCTGTGTCGTCATTCAAGCAGCCGTGGCCCCTTCCTGTCCATCACTATCCTAATCTACCTGCTTCTGGG TGAGTTGCATATGATGGATACAACTACCTGGCATAAAATGAGAG GCTCCCAGATGGTAGTGGCAATGAAGGCAGTTTCTCTGGCCTTTGACTTAGACAAAGGCATAGTAGAAAAAGTGCCTTCCCCAATAGAGTTCATGGGCTACATTTACTTTGTGGGGACGGTGATCTTTGGGCCCTGGATCAGCTTCAACAGCTATATGGATGCAGTGGGGAGTCGAAAACTT AGTGTCTCCTGGTTTGTGAAGTCAGTCAGCAGCTGTGTGAAAAGCCAGCTCTGTCTGGTTATCTCCAACTGTGTTGCACCCTATCTTTTCCCCTATTTCATCCCAGTCTTTGGAGACAAGCTCCTCCGCAA CAAGAAGAGGCGAAAGATAAG aGGCTCAGTTACAAG GTGGCTACAGGGCTATGAAAACACTCTGTCCTTCCATTTCAGTAATTACTTTGTGAGTTACCTTGGCGAGACAACCACCACACTGACAGGTGCTGGTTTCACGGAGGAAAAGGACAATCTTAAGTG GGACATGACGATAGCAAAGCCACTAAATGTTGAGTTTCCCAGGTCTATGGTGGAGGTTGTCACTTCCTGGAACCTGCCCATGTCCCGCTGGCTTAATACTT ATGTGTTTAAGAAGTCTCTCAGATATGGGAACTTTTCAGCTATCATCTTGACCTACACAGCGAGCACCCTGCTTCAT GGTCTTAGCTTCCACACTGGGGCAGTGCTATTTACTCTAGTCTTCATAACATATATTGAGCATG TGCTGAGAAAAAGATTGTCTGtcattttaaatgcatgtgtTCTCTCCAAGAGATGCCCATCAGACTgcaaacaccaaaataaaaag GCAATGTGGGTGTATTTAATTAATGGGACTTTTAGTATGATAGCAGTGCTACATTTAACATACCTGGGCTCTATCTTTGGCTCCAGCACAGATGATACAGATGAG GATGGCATGGCCAGCCACACCATTCAGAAATGGACGCAGCTCAGTTGGACAAGCCACTGGTTGACCTTTGGCTTTTGGGTCCTATATCGCCTTATTCTATAA